The following proteins come from a genomic window of Crassostrea angulata isolate pt1a10 chromosome 1, ASM2561291v2, whole genome shotgun sequence:
- the LOC128155431 gene encoding uncharacterized protein LOC128155431: protein MGLFSSFAVILIVNLTICHGWLLGSKSHPWDGLKVTWGINPFSSSSFVNMPRTESEAKSSGFTMISACGHANFLGKRYMKNNDPAVILIYDVNGYIAGIQAGLPTTLSNGYPPANLKNQPLVQDGDKFYMTAYFVSPASICTHGRTAGQFSSQGTGTDLYIQNSTDPMASIRIPHQESAIGSTAWVKGHCFPAMGVHYWYAATRDMSCDNFFPVFLLYNGGVLNAFGWAFQADLSSSRFEHPTTSSFAAFMNPVPQCLYNAGKLSTLHIYLNGNPQTDLICN, encoded by the exons ATGGGTTTGTTTTCGAGTTTTGCAGTTATCCTGATTGTGAATCTCACGATATGCCATGGATGGTTACTCGGCT CAAAATCTCATCCATGGGATGGATTGAAAG TGACCTGGGGTATTAACCCATTTAGCAGTTCTAGTTTTGTCAACATGCCGAGAACGGAGTCCGAGGCGAAAAGCAGCGGGTTTACGATGATATCAGCATGTG GTCATGCCAACTTTCTTGGTAAAAGATATATGAAGAACAACGACCCTGCTGTCATCCTTATCTACGACGTCAATGGTTATATTGCCGGAATTCAGGCCGGG TTACCAACCACACTGAGTAATGGATACCCTCCTGCAAATCTAAAAAACCAACCATTGGTCCAAGACGGCGACAAGTTCTACATGACAGCATATTTTGTTTCTCCAG CTTCTATTTGCACTCATGGGCGAACGGCTGGCCAGTTCAGCAGCCAGGGTACTGGGACAGACCTGTATATTCAAAACAGCACTGATCCAATGGCCTCCATCAGAATTCCCCACCAAGAGTCAGCCATTGGTTCAACAGCATGGGTCAAAGGTCACTGTTTCCCTGCAATGG GCGTCCACTATTGGTATGCCGCTACCCGGGACATGTCATGTGACAACTTTTTCCCAGTGTTCCTCCTATACAATGGAGGTGTATTGAACGCATTTGGATGGGCGTTTCAAGCAGACCTCTCCTCATCCCGATTTGAACATCCTACCACTTCCTCCTTTGCT GCCTTCATGAATCCTGTTCCACAGTGTTTATATAACGCCGGAAAACTCTCTACTTTGCACATTTATTTAAATGGAAATCCACAAACTGACTTGATTTGTAACtag